In one window of Methanosarcina vacuolata Z-761 DNA:
- a CDS encoding HAD family hydrolase, translating into MKYSTVIFDFDYTLADATSGIVSSFNYAFSKLDIPCFDRESIKKTVGLPLDKAFIQLTKNENEVLINQFLSLFREKANEVMSRDTVLYADTVNTLERLKRSGLNTGIVTTKYHFRIDETLNMHGVLDLIDIIVGGEDVKVPKPSPEGLFLAIDSLSEQLDNVLYIGDSLIDAKTALAANVDFAAVTTGTTMGTEFLQYPYVKIVKSLSELFNE; encoded by the coding sequence ATGAAATATAGTACTGTTATTTTTGATTTTGATTACACATTAGCCGATGCAACGAGTGGTATTGTGTCAAGTTTCAATTATGCCTTCAGCAAGCTGGACATTCCCTGCTTTGACCGTGAAAGTATAAAAAAAACTGTTGGACTACCACTCGACAAAGCATTTATTCAGCTAACAAAGAACGAAAACGAAGTTTTGATAAATCAGTTTCTAAGCTTGTTTCGGGAAAAGGCTAACGAGGTAATGTCCAGAGATACAGTGCTGTATGCCGACACAGTAAATACTTTAGAACGATTAAAACGGAGTGGGCTCAATACAGGTATTGTAACCACAAAATATCATTTTAGAATCGATGAGACCTTAAACATGCATGGGGTCCTGGATTTAATAGATATTATTGTTGGAGGAGAGGATGTTAAAGTCCCCAAACCGTCTCCAGAAGGATTATTCCTTGCAATTGACAGCCTTAGTGAACAACTTGATAATGTGCTATATATTGGAGATAGTCTGATTGATGCTAAAACGGCCCTGGCAGCAAATGTTGATTTTGCGGCTGTGACAACAGGAACGACAATGGGAACTGAGTTTTTACAATATCCTTATGTAAAGATAGTGAAAAGTTTGTCCGAACTTTTTAATGAGTAA
- a CDS encoding IS1/IS1595 family N-terminal zinc-binding domain-containing protein yields MSVENQNETVCPNPECKYYLRIEGKAIIKRGKYKTGHQRYYCKHCGKFFMDTKGTAVYRKHLSADEIRLIYRLFLEKNGIRSIERITGHHRDTISHLIKDTVKNQKTEEYFVKQIGLTASECEKLWGLLEKKRETSRNKL; encoded by the coding sequence ATGTCAGTTGAAAACCAAAATGAGACTGTTTGCCCAAATCCTGAATGTAAGTATTATCTCAGGATAGAAGGGAAAGCTATTATAAAACGAGGAAAGTATAAAACCGGCCATCAGCGGTACTACTGTAAGCACTGTGGAAAATTTTTTATGGATACGAAAGGTACCGCTGTTTATCGCAAGCATCTATCTGCAGATGAGATAAGACTGATATATCGGCTATTCCTTGAAAAAAACGGGATAAGAAGTATTGAACGAATAACAGGGCATCATAGGGATACAATAAGCCACTTGATAAAAGACACAGTAAAGAACCAGAAAACGGAAGAATACTTTGTCAAGCAGATCGGGCTTACAGCCAGTGAATGTGAAAAATTATGGGGACTTCTTGAAAAAAAAAGAGAAACTTCTCGAAATAAACTCTGA
- a CDS encoding metal-dependent hydrolase — translation MVNTLSHLGIGLLIALAFGFKGKKRNSLGFLAILPDLDFIPYILFALISGSVSHETRNQLFYLLGHREFLHSILFILLVTLFIWFKTKDHLFTAAGFAAIFSHIYLDYVTSWKMRPFYPFSTETSTLGAIYFFDPLANILPLLPVFVLVIAYMKSRGKWKGKFNDFCAFVTKKRSKLYPALLIVLLVWLAVLPVVKLFFVNYISGAEGAKISYQDTYPSSVGKFISAYSYNSTHYRIMEVSYWSGIERNNYIEKVNVIGAVPDASVYIERTGKLYSTAVPQEIDYPVYSVSEENGSVTVTLSDARDQYVKYWAYFKAVYRFVFEKESEEYIAYASEPGEREKRLEKNWFE, via the coding sequence ATGGTAAATACACTTTCCCACCTGGGGATCGGTCTTCTGATTGCCCTAGCCTTTGGCTTCAAAGGAAAAAAACGAAATTCTCTCGGGTTTCTGGCAATCCTTCCTGACCTGGATTTTATCCCATACATCCTGTTTGCTCTCATCAGCGGCAGTGTAAGCCACGAGACACGAAACCAGCTCTTCTACCTGCTTGGCCACAGGGAATTCCTGCACTCAATCCTCTTCATCCTGCTTGTCACACTTTTCATCTGGTTTAAAACAAAAGACCACCTGTTCACAGCAGCCGGCTTTGCAGCCATATTTTCCCACATCTACCTTGATTATGTGACAAGCTGGAAAATGCGTCCCTTCTACCCTTTCAGTACCGAGACGTCTACTCTCGGAGCTATTTATTTCTTCGATCCTCTGGCAAATATTCTTCCCCTGCTGCCCGTTTTCGTTTTAGTTATAGCATACATGAAAAGCCGCGGAAAATGGAAAGGAAAATTCAATGATTTCTGTGCCTTTGTCACGAAAAAACGGAGTAAACTCTATCCCGCGCTTTTAATTGTGCTTTTGGTATGGCTTGCAGTCCTGCCGGTGGTAAAATTATTTTTTGTGAATTATATTTCCGGCGCTGAAGGCGCAAAAATCAGCTATCAGGACACCTATCCGTCTTCTGTAGGGAAGTTTATTTCCGCGTATTCGTATAACTCCACTCATTACAGGATTATGGAAGTTAGCTACTGGTCCGGGATCGAAAGAAACAATTACATCGAAAAAGTCAACGTGATCGGCGCTGTTCCGGATGCCTCCGTGTATATTGAAAGAACCGGAAAACTTTATAGTACAGCCGTTCCTCAGGAAATCGATTATCCTGTTTACAGCGTTTCGGAAGAAAATGGCTCGGTAACTGTTACGCTGAGCGATGCAAGGGATCAGTATGTTAAATACTGGGCTTATTTCAAAGCGGTTTACAGGTTCGTTTTTGAGAAGGAAAGCGAGGAATATATTGCTTATGCAAGTGAACCGGGGGAAAGGGAGAAAAGATTGGAGAAGAATTGGTTTGAGTAA
- a CDS encoding secondary thiamine-phosphate synthase enzyme YjbQ — protein MPVETRDISVTGKEDCGIVDITKIISEEIRKSKIRNGTVTIFCIGSTGAITTMEFEPNLSKDVSETLDQLIPLDRDYHHHETWGDYNGGSHLRAMLIGPSLTVPFVEKNLTLGTWQQIVYINFDRIEKVRRIVLQILGDC, from the coding sequence ATGCCAGTGGAAACAAGGGATATCTCTGTAACCGGAAAAGAGGACTGCGGAATTGTTGATATTACCAAAATAATCTCAGAAGAAATAAGAAAATCAAAAATAAGAAATGGAACGGTTACGATCTTTTGTATTGGGTCAACCGGAGCAATAACCACGATGGAATTTGAGCCTAATCTCTCAAAAGACGTCTCTGAAACGCTTGATCAGCTAATTCCTCTTGACAGGGACTATCACCATCACGAAACTTGGGGAGATTATAATGGAGGCTCGCATTTAAGAGCTATGCTTATCGGTCCGAGCCTTACAGTGCCTTTTGTTGAAAAAAACCTTACTCTTGGAACCTGGCAACAGATTGTGTACATTAACTTTGACAGGATTGAAAAAGTAAGAAGAATCGTACTGCAGATTCTCGGGGACTGTTAA